DNA from Rhodothermales bacterium:
TCGCCTGCGGAGAACAACCGCCGGCCCTCCTGTTCGACGACCACATAGCCCTGGCGGAGCGGCCGCGAGGGGTCCAGCAGGGTCAGGCGATGGTGGATCGAGGCGAGGCGGGTTTGTTGGAGGGCGATGGCGCGAGGGGCGGTGCGCTGGAGCCGGCGGGCGAGTTCGTCGATTCGCTGGCGGTGCTGGTCGAGCAGGTACACGGGTTGGCGGAAGCCATAGGCGTTGACGAGAGTCCGAAGGCGTTGCCGGCCCTCGTCGATCCGTTGCCGGAGCAGATCCGCCAGCCGGCCCTCGACACCGCGCAGGAAGGCCTGGAGCTCGCGCTGGTCGGGCGCGACGATCTCGGCGGCCATCGACGGCGTGGCGGCGCGGACGTCGGCCACGTAGTCGGCGATCGTGAAATCGGTCTCGTGCCCCACGGCGCTCACGATCGGGATGTCGGAGGAAAAGATGGCGCGCGCGAGGATCTCCTCGTTAAACGCCCACAGGTCCTCCGCCGAGCCACCCCCGCGGCCGACAATCAGGACGTCCGGCCGGAGGGGGTCGTCTGGCGGGATGCTGTTAAAGGCGGCGATGGCCTCGACGATGGTCTCGGCGGCTCCGATGCCCTGTACCTGCACCGGGCAAACGAGTACTTCGAGCAGGGGATACCGGCGTTCGAGGATGGAGAGGAGATCCTGCAGGGCCGCCCCGGAGCCGGAGGTGACGATCCCCACCCGCCGCGGGAACGCCGGCAGCGGCCGTTTCCGGCCGGCGTCGAACAACCCTTCGGCGGCGAGTTTCTCCTTGAGCGCGTTAAACGCCTGCTGCAACGCCCCCTCGCCCCCCAGCCGCAGCGCCCGGGCGACGACCTGCAGGTCTCCGCGTGGTTCGTACACCGACGCGCGACCGTACAGCTGGACGAACATCCCATCCTGTGGCTGGAAATAGACGGCCCGCGCCTGCTGCTGCCACATCACGCACCGCACCTGGGCGTCGGCGTCCTTGAGGGTGAAGTAACAGTGCCCGGAGGTGTGCCGCTTGAAGTTCGACAACTCCCCTACGATACACAGGTCGCCAAACGCTGTCTCGATATGCCGACGCGCCTGGCCGATGAAGTCGGATACCGACCACACGGGCGTCCGGCCGGCTGTCGCTCTGGGTGGTTCTGCCATGGGTTACCTGCTCGTGATGAAGATGGAAACAAAACGCCCGCCGCGGGTTCTGGCTCCCGGGAAGGAGTTACGGGTTGGCATGTTACAAGTTGGCAGGTTTCGTAACATCAACCAACTTGCCAACCTGTAACCAACACACCTGCAAACCTATGCCCCGCATCCTCTTCGTCTGCATGGGCAACATCTGCCGCAGCCCCCTCGCCGAGGGCGTTTTTCGCCACCTCGCGCGCGAAGCCGGCCTGGAAGATCACTTCGAGATCGCCTCGGCCGGCACGGGCGACTGGCACGTGGGCCATCCGCCCGACCGCCGGATGCGGCAGACGGCCACCCGACACGGGGTGTCGCTCGAGGACCAGCGGGCGCAGGTGGTGACGCCGGCCCATCTGGATACGTACGACCTCATCCTGGCCATGGACGCCCAGAACCTGCGCTACCTCCAGGCCATGGCCCGCCGGCCCGAGCATCACCAGAAACTCGCGCTCTTCCGCACCCACGACCCCATCCCCGGCGACGGCGCCGTCCCGGATCCGTATTATGGCGACGCCGATGGGTTCGAGGAGGTGTATGGGATAGTGCACCGCACGGCCAGGGCGCTTCTTCAATCGCTGCGCGATGAATGAGCGCCGTTATAAGATGTAAACTGCAAGGTTTAATGACGTCTGATGCCTTTCGCCTGCCCTGCCTTTAAACCTTAAACCCCGAACCTTAAACCTTCAGCCATCCCCATGCTCCACCCCTGGGAGGTCCCTCCACTCCCGCATCGGCTAACGCCGCTGCGTTTGGTTGGGATGACAGGCCTGGTATTTAGAACACCACTCGGCGCCAGGGTGGATACCTCGTATCGCATGGGTTACAATTCGATGTGGAGTTTGACGGTGTGGGTGTCGGGGAAGCGCCGAGTGGTGTTTTCAGCATACGGCCTGTCATCCCGACCGCACGCGTGGGCGCCAGCCGATGCGGGAGCGGAGGGACCTCATTGGAATGGGCAGTGTTCTGGCCGAGATTACAGTGCATTCTTTCAGAATTGAGCGACCTGCGTAAACGAATGCAGGCCGCCCTGCCCTTAAACCTTAAGAAACTGTTGAGATTTGCGTATTGCACAAGGAGCAAGTCATCCCCGCGCAGGCGGGGACCCAGAAAAATGCCAATCTGATGGCTGGATCCCCGCCTGCGCGGGGATGACTATGCCTTGGATTGTGGAAATCCCAACAGTTTCTAAACCCCGAATCTTAAACCTTCAGCCATCCCCATGCTCCACCCCCACATCATCGTCCGCGAA
Protein-coding regions in this window:
- the xseA gene encoding exodeoxyribonuclease VII large subunit, translated to MAEPPRATAGRTPVWSVSDFIGQARRHIETAFGDLCIVGELSNFKRHTSGHCYFTLKDADAQVRCVMWQQQARAVYFQPQDGMFVQLYGRASVYEPRGDLQVVARALRLGGEGALQQAFNALKEKLAAEGLFDAGRKRPLPAFPRRVGIVTSGSGAALQDLLSILERRYPLLEVLVCPVQVQGIGAAETIVEAIAAFNSIPPDDPLRPDVLIVGRGGGSAEDLWAFNEEILARAIFSSDIPIVSAVGHETDFTIADYVADVRAATPSMAAEIVAPDQRELQAFLRGVEGRLADLLRQRIDEGRQRLRTLVNAYGFRQPVYLLDQHRQRIDELARRLQRTAPRAIALQQTRLASIHHRLTLLDPSRPLRQGYVVVEQEGRRLFSAGEVAPEGDLTLRFWDGKKAARVVDLDDET
- a CDS encoding low molecular weight protein-tyrosine-phosphatase translates to MPRILFVCMGNICRSPLAEGVFRHLAREAGLEDHFEIASAGTGDWHVGHPPDRRMRQTATRHGVSLEDQRAQVVTPAHLDTYDLILAMDAQNLRYLQAMARRPEHHQKLALFRTHDPIPGDGAVPDPYYGDADGFEEVYGIVHRTARALLQSLRDE